From Daucus carota subsp. sativus chromosome 6, DH1 v3.0, whole genome shotgun sequence, the proteins below share one genomic window:
- the LOC135147125 gene encoding uncharacterized protein LOC135147125, protein MGFNPLFTILKDNKLTGPNYIEWKRNLDIVLTAEEYKFCTYEPKPEQPAADAPDEEKEYYKRWTKADEMSRCYILAAMSGVLQHQHQAMATASDMLFNLKELFGDQNRAARQVAMKALMNTQMAEGTPVRDHVLKMMSHLNEIEILGSELDGETQIDIILMSLPKSFEQFRLNYNMNKRQYSLAELLTELQAAEGLFRQSVQVNVAEKGSSSKPKGNKKKKKAQTQKAVKAVGVQGGVKKPKGKC, encoded by the coding sequence atggggtttaacccactgttcaccatacttaaggataacaaacttaccggacctaactatattgaatggaaacgtaatttggacattgtgttgactgctgaggagtacaagttttgcacttatgaacccaagcctgagcagcccgctgctgatgctcctgatgaggagaaagagtattataagcggtggacaaaggctgatgagatgtcgcgatgttacattctggcagcaatgtcgggtgttttgcagcatcagcatcaggctatggccactgcttcggatatgctctttaatctcaaagaactttttggagatcagaatagggctgctaggcaagtagccatgaaggctttaatgaacactcagatggctgaaggtacacctgtaagggatcatgttctcaagatgatgtcacatctgaatgagatagagatccttggttcagagcttgacggggaaacccagattgacattatccttatgagcttgcccaagagttttgagcagttccgcttgaattacaacatgaacaagaggcagtatagtcttgcggaactgctgacagaacttcaggcagctgaaggattatttcgccagagtgttcaagtgaatgtggctgagaaaggttcttcctctaagccgaaaggcaataagaagaagaaaaaggctcagacacagaaagctgtgaaggcagtgggagttcaaggtggtgtgaaaaagcctaaggggaagtgc